Within Montipora foliosa isolate CH-2021 chromosome 3, ASM3666993v2, whole genome shotgun sequence, the genomic segment TCAACTTTTCCACgaaaaaagtgttttcttttttggctttcttcagagagaatttcggctttccggcgaaaaatttttttagcttagcaacgttgagcgcaatcatttaccatataaagtcaaactaaggtacatgtatataagCTGATAACCAAGACTGAGCGAGCCAGTCAGAGCAcgtgaaatgcattatccgaggttgagaatttaataaattgtAGTATCCACCCCAATgagcaaaatgaaaaatacaatgtacatgtatatggtCTATTGAAACTGTTCTACACGCCtgaacacacattttcaagttTAACACAGCGATTTTAAAGGGCCGTTTATAGCTTGTATTGCCCTATGTGCGCTCCTCACTCCCTTAAATAGGGTGCCATTTTTTGGTTTTGGGCCTTAAAAGGGTATCAAATCGCGATTTTCTACCCTTAAATAGGGTCAGGGTTTGAGAACCTTGGTGGCACACACCTGTCCTAAATTGTTGGGAGTACCCCCTTCCCCCAGGGTTGTCCACTGACACGTGCGGATGATGTGTCAATCAACTGGGAATGTATACACGTATGTTGTGTAATTAACAAATAGTTTCCATGTTGCAGTAATAGATCAGAGATGGCGTCAAAATGTGTGGTCTCACGTGTCACTGATTTTGATGTCCTTTGTGATCTATTACCAAAATAAAACATACAGAAAGAAgcctttttatttcaaaatattactAAGGTATTCGAAAGAGGTTACTTTTCCCACTTGAAAAGTCATGGAAATAGTTCTTTGATTTAATCTATTGTCTACACAAAATAaagcaaactgattggttgctgcactTAACAAAGCGCTGTAATGGGTTGAGAGAATCATGTCACTGTTCTCTAATAGATCAttggtgagaaccaatcaaaattcgagtaTTATTGAGCTTACTATATAACTAAGTATCTTTCCAGTCTTATTAAATACGTATGTTGTTAGTTATTCTATTTACCTATCTATCTCGGTGGAAATCTAAAGTTCTTGATTTGATGCTACTCTGAATGCAGGTGATAACAGATCAATGCATACAACAATCTTACAAAGTTGGAAAAAATAATCTATCTTCAAACTTTGTACCATGCATCATCAAACCATGTCTGACCATAGCTTTTcacttttacatgtatattgtatGACTAGAGAACAatgtctaatttttttttttttttgagaattcATACCTGTTTCCACAGACTCTGGAGCTAGTTCACCCTTTTCAAGCACTCCTGGAGGGAAAAACTCTTCGAGACCATACGATTGAGGACTTGTTTGAAGGCAACGAATAAAACCAGCCCTGTAAAATTCAAGAATCGAAAAGAGTCATTGGGAGTTTTCGGGGTGAAGAGAATTGTACTTTTCAATGTTCGGAAGAATCCTATTTATGTACCTGATCACATACTTCGCTGAGATCAGCGTTTGAAATTTCACGAAACCTCGAAATCCCTGCAGAACGATCGCCATAttgttttaatttgtaattCCGCGCATATTTTTTGCGGATGCTGCTGAAACCGCTGGATATTTCCGTCTGCAAGAACAAACtagagcttacgcaacaggacggctggaagactcaggacggcagaatggcgaaaaaatgtagcgcgagactgtgcattcccgatcttacgcgacattttttcgtcattctgccgtcctgagtcttccagccgtcctgttgcgtaagctcacTATTACCAGCTGTAGACCACTGTAACAACAATGGAAAATATCGCAAgacaaagagaaaaacaaaagggGCCCCTTAGCAAGCTGCCAATAGGAAATCTTGCCTCATAAGCAAAGGGCTATCGTTTTCTAACCAGTGAGCCGAGAAGAAAGTACTGGTACTTGGCCAGGCGGTGAAACCGCTGGAAACGGCTGCGAAAATTCACGTGGTTTATGATTTTCTGTCGCCCTTTTTTCCTCCCAGGCAGACGCTTTAAGAGCAAGACATTCTCAtgtcttcttctttcttttgcCACTTTCCCTTGTTTTAATAATCCCTCTAAGGTGTTCATGTTCATCTCACCGTCAGTATAGAGCTTTGTCACTATATCGGGTTCCGAATTCCGTGAAAGACGACTTTGACAGGTTtcgggtgttttttttttttttttgctgtctgCGCTGTCAGCATCATTATCATATTATGCAATGAACGATATTTCATTAATATGAATATTCATGTCGAACATGCCATATATCTCCATTAGCACCCGACTAACTTCGTAAATAAGCATTACCGTGACCAGAAAACTAATCAACAGGTTTGCTATCCGCAATCAACCTTGTTTGCATTTCCTTTGCACTTCGCTAAACCATAAGCAAGGAATAAAAGTCGACATACTGAAACAGTTCTCTGCATATCGGTCAATACCTATTTTTCACTTTAAAACACCGTTTGATTTCAAACTAATCCCCTCAAGGGACTTCGAGTAACATTGACGCAGAAATTACCGTAATAATACATCTCAAATTCAAACTATTGAAATTAAGTCCTCTTTCAGATAATTAGAAGTTGAGTAAAAACACATACATAATTGAACACGTTGAAACATCTTTGATGCAACCAAAAAAGTAGTTCGGGCTACTTAATGTTAATTTTCCTGTACCAATGATAGTAGTAAAAGCTTTAATGCCCGCATCATAGACGAAAGTGCTTTTCGTGTGCATAGTGCTTCATGAATTATGGCTTTACTAGTTTAGCTTAATTAATTGGGATATATTCTGTCAGAGAGCTTAATTACTTTTGCCTTTTGTACAGAACGACAGTGTCGAATGCTGAGTGATGGATGTCTGGTTAAATGGTTTTATGAAGCGCTGTTAACTCAGTGTTACGTCGCCGGCAACAAATTTGTGCACGCGGAGACCGGCTTGTCGGACAAAAACAGTGTACTCCTTCAGTTAAATACTGGTTCTCAGTGGTTTATGTGCTGTCATGGAGGAGGAAAGGAAGCAAGAACAGGCGAAGAAAGTACGGTTCGACCTAAAAGAAGAGATTTTTCTGATTCCGAGCAAATGGGATTGCTTAAGTAAGTGTAGAGTTGACAAGTCAAGAGTCACCGAAGACTTGAATCTACTGAAGCACAAATCTCGCGCGATCGTTGGGCAACGgaatcaacaaaacaaacaaggacagaggaaaaaaccaaattataGTTCGGCTACAAGTGGAAAACCTAAAGCGGAATCCGCGAACAAAGCAGCTGCTACTCTTGATAATTCCAGGCCAAGTTCGTCTCCGAATAAAACTGTCAAAAACTCCGCCAGGAAAACATTGTTAGATAGAACTTTAACGTCTGctattgaaacaaaattaaaaatccatCCCCGTCCTCAGCGGGATGTATCAAGACTTGAAGTGGCTTTGCCGAAGATTAATTACACAACGGATATAAAAAAGGCGTTGGAAAAAGCACTCCAAAGATCTCGAAGCAAACCCGCTTTAGGAAGTGTAGCATCGTCTTCGAACATCACTAGTCTTGTTACACAAGGAAAGAAACAGAGCGGTAACTTCGCCGCCTGCTCGGCGCGCTTTGAAGAAAGGGATAGATTATTCCAAAGGAGACTATCAGACAGTTCTGTATTTGGAGACAAATCACCAGTGTGTAAACATTCTAGTGGGAATGATTCCCCGAGATTTAGCGAACTATCCTCGACGGATCTCATCGGATGGAGACCTTTTTCGGCATGGGGCTTGAAAAACCGCTCCATGCGGACAGAGAAAACAAATCCATTGAAACGAGGAAGTTCTATGTCCACACTGATCCCTAACAGCATACTTTACTGAGTCAATAAATAAACagaccaaaagaaaaacaaagaaatgtacggGACATTAGTGAGTGGAAAAAGACGCGAAGTAGATATTGCCGCGTTTTGAAAGCcccaaatttttattttctttcgtgAGCGATTTAAATTATCTCTTACTTAAAGAGCTTCACTTTACACTAGGGTTTAGGGGAGACcaaagttttaaattttgttttcaaattgatAGATGAGCAAGATGTTCTGCTGTAAGTGATAAACAGAAAACTTATTTCATAATTCATTAAATTTGAATCTCCTTGTCCATCTTCCACACTCAATAAGAAAAGACGATTCTAGAAATTGAAGTCACATTC encodes:
- the LOC137997913 gene encoding uncharacterized protein, yielding MEEERKQEQAKKVRFDLKEEIFLIPSKWDCLSKCRVDKSRVTEDLNLLKHKSRAIVGQRNQQNKQGQRKKPNYSSATSGKPKAESANKAAATLDNSRPSSSPNKTVKNSARKTLLDRTLTSAIETKLKIHPRPQRDVSRLEVALPKINYTTDIKKALEKALQRSRSKPALGSVASSSNITSLVTQGKKQSGNFAACSARFEERDRLFQRRLSDSSVFGDKSPVCKHSSGNDSPRFSELSSTDLIGWRPFSAWGLKNRSMRTEKTNPLKRGSSMSTLIPNSILY